A genomic window from Cucumis melo cultivar AY chromosome 8, USDA_Cmelo_AY_1.0, whole genome shotgun sequence includes:
- the LOC103485177 gene encoding uncharacterized protein LOC103485177: MATKYHARSISLPSRSHPSTSKVEEELRKVKTWVSSSSSSSVCGGLLGLQDLYDSIDELLKMGSTQKVLSCPQHKQLVEELLDGSMKLLDVCSLAKEVTLETQQHVGALHSAVRRRKGDSAVKTATAAYNCYGKRMKKEAKKLITSMKKMNEKFNTTPMENPDHHLSSVIGALRQACSTNSLIFESVLVYLTPSTKSKARGWSLVSKWVHEGAIACESNSGLNEFENVDVALSSIVEEMEVEKSQIAQKRLESLEMAAQEIESGLDGVFRRLIKTRASMLNIISQ, translated from the coding sequence ATGGCTACCAAGTACCATGCGAGATCAATAAGCTTACCTTCTAGATCACATCCTAGTACTTCGAAGGTTGAGGAGGAGTTGAGGAAGGTGAAGACATGggtgtcttcttcttcttcttcttctgtttgTGGTGGGCTTTTGGGATTACAGGATTTGTACGACTCCATTGATGAGCTTCTCAAAATGGGGTCTACCCAGAAGGTTTTGTCTTGTCCCCAACATAAACAGTTAGTGGAAGAGTTGTTGGATGGTTCTATGAAGCTTTTGGATGTTTGCAGCTTAGCGAAGGAGGTGACATTAGAAACCCAACAACATGTTGGGGCTCTTCATTCTGCTGTTCGCCGGAGAAAAGGCGACTCCGCCGTTAAAACTGCTACCGCTGCTTATAATTGTTACGGAAAAAGGATGAAAAAAGAAGCTAAAAAGTTAATAACatcaatgaagaagatgaatgagAAATTCAACACAACCCCAATGGAAAATCCGGATCATCACCTGAGCTCTGTGATTGGTGCGTTAAGACAAGCTTGTTCGACCAACAGCTTAATCTTCGAATCCGTGTTGGTGTACTTGACGCCCTCGACGAAGTCAAAAGCTCGAGGGTGGTCTCTGGTTTCTAAGTGGGTGCACGAGGGGGCGATTGCCTGCGAATCAAACAGTGGATTGAACGAATTTGAGAATGTGGATGTGGCTTTGAGCTCTATTGTTGAAGAAATGGAGGTTGAGAAGTCGCAGATTGCTCAAAAAAGATTGGAGAGCTTGGAAATGGCAGCACAAGAAATTGAGAGTGGCTTGGATGGTGTATTCAGGAGATTGATCAAAACAAGAGCATCTATGTTGAACATAATCTCTCAATAG